TTTCATCAACTGGAATCATTTCTGGAATCGACTGAGTAGGTATGCGGTATTTAGAGAGCAGTCTGCGTAGCAAATAAGGGTTCTTGTAGTAAGCACGACCTGTTCTTGGGGGACACGCCCGTTCCAGGTCATCGCAACTTTGTAATCTAAGATAAATCACAAAAACTCACAATCTAGTAAAGCACCACCCATGTTTTGGATGATATAGTTGGTATTTGTTTTTTTAGCGTATTGACTCCAAATAAGCTCCAGATGTGATCCATAGACTTTCAAACTGCAACCCCACTTCAAATAACCTGAAATGAACCCAAAAACATGAGCAGTATGGGAATTCAAACAAAATacatgagttgaacattatttaaactaatatacatgaaaaacatgaaaaatgatgCAAATTTctaataaaaactaccctaaaatatgtataaaatggcATGTATCACAATACCACAACTCCTAGGATCTTCCTTCACAAACAAAGACACCAAAAGTTACTCTCAAGGCTTCAAAACTTCACACACATGGATTAGGGTTCGAAATGGAGTCTAAGAGAGATAGTTGTTGAGAGATGAGATGGTTAGAGGccataaggtctttaaatagggtcaaaaccctaaaaattagggtgttCCCCTACTTACGTACGCCCAACGTCCATGCACGTATGCCTAGCGTACATGAGAGACTCTCGATCACATGCAAGGTTCCTATGCCCAATGTATCTGATTCGCACGACCAATGTAGAGACCAATTTGCCAACTTTTAAGAATTATTGCTAGAATAGAAAATTACCTAAAACACTAGCATTACAATTATCCGTCGCTTGAATTAGACTTTAGCCTTAAATTCCGAAGCTACAAACAAGTCTGGGTAGTAGTCCATCATATCTTCTTCAAGATCCCACGTCCATTCCGATCCTTTCCTGTGATTCCATTGCACCTTGACTAGGTTCACTCCTTTTTGTCGTAGAATCTTGGTCTTCTTGTCAATAATCGTAATTGGTGTCTCTACATTGTTCAAGCACTCATCAAACTGAACGTTATCCAAAGGAATCACCGTCGAATCATCGGGTATACACTTCCATAAATGAGAGACATGTAAGGTGTTATGGATTTGACTGAGCTCAACAGGAAAATCCAACCGATATTTAACCTTCCCCATCCGGGTGGTAATCATGTAGGACCAATAAAtcgggggcccaacttgccttgcTTCCGAAATTgaatgacacatttccaaggtgacacctttagaagTACCAAATAccccacctgaaactcgagtTCAGAACATCGTCGAGCTGCATAACTCTTATGCCGACTTTGTGTGCCCCACAACCTATCGCGCATCTGATGAATGAACTCAGTGTTCTTTAGTACCAGTTTTATGCTTCCTATGACCCGATGCCTGATCTCGCCTTAACAGACTAGGGTCCTACACCTCATCCCATACAACATCTTGAAGGGCGGTCAgtcaatactggcatgataattgttgttgtaggagaactcgactagtggaaggtaagtatcccaactcccatcAAAGTTTAATACACAAGCCcatagcatatcttcaagcgtctgaatcgtacGCTCGTTCTGACCATTAGTATAGGGATGATATGTTGTACTAAAGTTAAGCTGAGTGCCCAAATCCTCATGAagcttcctccaaaacctcgaggtgaaacgaacatctcAATTTGAAACCACCAAAACTGTCACCCCATGTCGAACCACCATCTCTCGAATGTAAATGTCAGCCAACTTTTCAATAGATATACTCTCGACGATCAGAATGAAGTGTGCTCTCTTTCTCAATCTATCAATAATGACCCATATAGAATTAACTCCTCATGTCGTCCTTGGCacctttgtgataaaatccatggaaatctctTCCCATTTACACATGGGGATAAGTAATGGCTACATCTTTCCATGAGGCCTCTGATGCTCGTCTTTCACTTTCTAACAAGTCgggcaccgctccacaaaccaagcCATCTCCCTTTTCATACATGGCATGCAATAACTCAGCTTCAAATCTCAATATATCCTTGTGACCTCCATATGGATCGAACACTTTGACTTATGTGCCTCTTCTAAAATTGTCTGCCACAACAGTAGTCGGAACCTAAGCTCTACTACACCGAGTCAACAATACCTGACCATCTCTAACAAATAGAGGACTTAATCCTCTGATCTAATCCACCTTCCATTTCTCCCTTTCTCAGTCCCTCTACCTGAGCCTTTTTTATCATATCCAAAAAACCAACATAATAATCATCCTCAAACATACATTCCCAAAAGATGTACTCATTGTCTTGCGGCTGAAGGCGTCAGCCACTACACTGGCCTTCCTAGGGTGGCATAAGATCTtgaaatcataatcctttaccgcATCCAACCATCTCCGTTGCTACATATTCAAGTTCAACTGATCCATCATGTGCCACAGACTCTTGTAAATAGTGTAGACAGTACGTCTAACCCCATttagataatgcctccaaatctagAGGGAAAAACCacaccccaactccaaatcatctgtaagataattcgcctcatgaggcctTAACTGCCTCGAAGTTTAAGAC
The genomic region above belongs to Lactuca sativa cultivar Salinas chromosome 4, Lsat_Salinas_v11, whole genome shotgun sequence and contains:
- the LOC111890274 gene encoding uncharacterized protein LOC111890274; this translates as MGKVKYRLDFPVELSQIHNTLHVSHLWKCIPDDSTVIPLDNVQFDECLNNVETPITIIDKKTKILRQKGVNLVKVQWNHRKGSEWTWDLEEDMMDYYPDLLFEVGLQFESLWITSGAYLESIR